Proteins from a single region of Haloterrigena alkaliphila:
- a CDS encoding prenyltransferase: MTRDSTSSTADSASSSDERLGDRLSYLLTLSRPRFWLYLAGPVLVGVAYAAESVGDLFAPEAAVLFAYFLLPANVFLYGINDVYDREIDAANPKKEEREARYRGQRIVPVAVALCAVLPLAILPLVPSAAWPWIAVFLVLGAAYSAPPVRFKTTPLLDSVSNGLYIAPGAAAYAAVAGSQPPLLAVLGGWLWAMGMHTFSAIPDIDPDRETGIRTTATVLGERRTYAYCGACWLAAATAFAALDLRLGALMLVYPALVAAIVTSSVAVDRAYWWFPAINTAVGAALTMGALWRLVYG, translated from the coding sequence ATGACCAGGGATTCGACGTCCTCGACAGCGGATTCGGCGTCCTCGAGCGACGAGCGCCTCGGCGACCGCCTCTCGTATCTGTTGACCCTCTCGCGGCCGCGGTTCTGGCTCTACCTCGCCGGGCCGGTCCTCGTGGGCGTCGCGTACGCCGCCGAGAGCGTGGGCGACCTGTTCGCGCCAGAAGCGGCCGTCCTGTTCGCCTACTTCCTCCTGCCGGCCAACGTCTTCCTCTACGGGATCAACGACGTCTACGATCGTGAGATCGACGCGGCGAATCCCAAGAAGGAGGAGCGGGAGGCCCGCTACCGCGGCCAGCGGATCGTTCCCGTCGCCGTGGCGCTGTGTGCCGTCCTCCCGCTGGCGATCCTTCCGCTCGTGCCGTCGGCGGCGTGGCCCTGGATCGCCGTCTTCCTCGTCCTCGGCGCGGCCTACAGCGCCCCGCCGGTCCGGTTCAAGACCACGCCCCTGTTGGACTCGGTCTCGAACGGGCTCTACATCGCGCCCGGCGCGGCGGCCTACGCCGCCGTCGCGGGGAGCCAGCCGCCCCTGCTGGCCGTCCTCGGCGGCTGGCTGTGGGCGATGGGGATGCACACGTTTTCGGCGATTCCCGACATCGATCCCGACCGCGAAACCGGGATCCGGACGACCGCGACGGTGCTGGGCGAGCGCCGGACTTACGCCTACTGCGGCGCCTGCTGGCTCGCGGCCGCCACCGCGTTCGCCGCCCTCGACCTCCGACTGGGCGCGCTCATGCTCGTCTACCCAGCGCTCGTCGCGGCCATCGTCACCTCGAGCGTCGCGGTCGACCGCGCCTACTGGTGGTTCCCCGCGATCAACACGGCGGTCGGCGCGGCGCTGACGATGGGCGCCCTCTGGAGGCTGGTCTATGGCTGA